The DNA region TCTTCAGTTCGACATGCTGCAGGTGGTGCGCCATCAGCGTCACCGCCCGCTTCGGATCCCCTGCTTCCAGCGCGCTCAGGATCTCGTCGTGGTCGTCGCACGAGCACGGGCTGCGCCCGTGCGACTCGTACAGCGCCGACATCAGCGTCGAGCGTGCGACGAGCCCGTCGAGGCACTCGCAGAGCGTCGCATTGCCCGTCAGCGCCGCGAGCGCCGTATGGAATTCGCCCGACAGGCGGATCCACGCCGCGAAATCGTGCCGCTCGAACGCCTTGCGCTCCTTGTCGATCAGCGCGGCGACGCCCTTCAGCCGCTTTGCGCCCGGCCCCGTCGCGAGCCGCTCGACGACGGCCAGCTCGATGATCCGGCGCATCTCGAACACCTCGTGCACGTCCTGCAGCGTCGGACTCGCGACGAACGCACCGCGGTTCGGCTCGAGATCGACCAGCTTGTCGGCCGCGAGCAGCGCGAGCGCCTGCCGGATCGTCCCGCGCTTCACGCTGAACACGTCGCAGAGCTGCGCCTCCGTCAGCTTCGCGCCGGGCGCGAGCCGATGCTCGAGGATCGCGGTGCGGATCCGCTCGGCGATCGCTTCGGGGCCGGCTGTACCGGACGCATGGGAATCGGGCTCGTTCATGACCTGCATCGTGTGATGGTCCTCATCCTAGGATGGACATAAAGATTGTCAACAATTCTTTTCTCGAAATGCGCACAATCCATGTGCATGCCGTCGCGCCAGATCCGTGCGCGGCGCACGAAAGCCAGGCACGGCAAGCATTTCAGGCTTATTCAAGGCGGATCACGGCGTATACCCTTCCGGTTATTTTGTTGACAAAAATGGTGCACGCCATAAGACAAGCCCAATCGACAGCGATGAAAATTTGCGACCGTTAGTTGCGCCTATCCCCAAAGAAAAGGCGGGGAACCCCCGCCTTTCGATGGTGCCTGTCCGGCTCAGCCGAGATGCGGATAGTCCGACAGCGTAAGCCGGAAACCGTGCGCATTCGCGACGAGCTGCGCGTGCGCGCCGAACGGCAGCGTCAGCAGGTCGGGCACGTGACCGAACTGCAGCCCCGTGACGACCGGGATGCCGATCACCGAGCGCACCTGGTCGATCATCGCCTGCATGTCGTAGCCGTTGTCGTAGTCGAACGGCCGCGCGCCCGTGAACTGCCCGAGCACGAGCGCCTGCTGGCGCGCGAGCAGCCCCGACAGATGCAGCTGATAGATCATCCGTTCGATCCGGAACGGCTGCTCGTTGACGTCCTCGATGAACAGGATGCCGCCTTCGATATCGGGCATGTACGGCGTGCCGACGAGCGACGTCAGGATCGCGAGATTGCCGCCCCACAGCGTGCCCGTCACGTTCACGGTCTGCACCTGCGGCGCTTCGGCGATGATCGTCGTGGTCGGCTGCGACAGCGTCTGCCAGAAGTGTTGCATCGTGAAGTCGCTCAGTGTTTCCGCGCCGAAGTCGGCCGACAGCATCGGGCCGCCGAAGGTCTTGATGCGCGCCTTCGCGTACAGCGCGAGCTGGATCGCGGTGAAGTCGCTGTGGCCCACCAGCGCGATCGGCTGGTCGCGCAAACGGCGCTCGAGCCCGCGATAGTCGAGCCCGTGCAGGATGCGGGCGGCGCCGTAGCCGCCGCGCACCGCGAGCCCGATGTCCGGCAGCGCGCGCTCCGGATCCGCCAGGCGATTCAGGTCGCCTGCTCGCTCGCCGTCGGTCCCGCCGAAACGCTGAAAGCGGCGCTGCGTCGCCTCGATGTTCTCGATGCGCTGCTGCGCGCCGCTCAGGCGTTCGAGCGCGCGATTGATCGCGTCGGGATCATGCGGATAACCGGACGGCGCCAGCAGGCGGATGGTGTAGGACGCGGCGGGCTGGAAGGACATGGCGGAAGGGTTCAGGGTCGTCAAACCTGCTTAGAGGGTCCGAACCGTCTCGGGTTCACGAAACCGGGCGGCCCGCCCCGCTTCGGGAGACGGGCGCGTTCGGGGGCGCTTATGACGCGCCGGCTTCGGCGTCGCGAGCGAGCCGCGCTTCACGCAGCGCGCGGCGGCGTTCCGCGAAGAACGACTTCAGCGCGGCGCCGCACTCGTCGGCGAGCACGCCGCCGGTCACCTCGGTATGGTGGTTGAGCTGCGGATTTGCGAACGCGTCGATCACGCTGCCGCAGGCACCCGTCTTCGGATCGGCGGCGCCGTAGACGACCCGTGCGATGCGGGCGTGCATGATCGCGCCCGCGCACATCAGGCATGGCTCGAGCGTCACGTACAGCTCGCAGCCGGGCATTCGGTAATTCTGCAGATGCTGCGCGGCCATGCGCAGCGCGGCCATTTCCGCATGGGCCGACGGGTCGTGCCCGCCGATCGGATGGTTGAAGCCGCGCGCGATTACCTCGTCGCCGCACACCAGCACGGCGCCGACCGGCACTTCGCCGGCCGCGCGCGCCTCTTCGGCGGCGGCCTGCGCGAGACGCATGAAATGCAGGTCGCGCGCCGACACGGGTGCGGCTTCGGGAACGGGAGAATCGGTAGAGGCTGCGGATCCGGCTGCCGCGTCGTGCAGCGCGTCGGTGCTCACATCGGCCCCGCTTCGGCGGGCATGTCGTCGAGCCCGCGTTCGCAGAGACGCTCCGCGATGCGCCGGCAATAGTCGCGCGGCATCACCATCGGGCCGCCGCGCAGCGATTCGAGCGCCATGTCGAGCGCGAGGATCTTCGCCTGCAACCGGCAACGCGCGGCGCGGTCGCTGACCGCCTGCAGTTCGTCCTGCAGGTTGCGCAGCGCGCGCAATTGCTCGACAGCCGGCGGCACGAAGCCCGCGTTCTTCAGGATACGGTTGGCCACCCGCACCTCCTCGGGTACGAGCAGGTCGTCATCCAGCGCCTGCGGCGCGCCGGTACCCGGCAAATCGTCGAACTCGCCCCGCGCGGCGGCGGCGGCGATTCGTTGTTCGACCAGTGCGTCAAGCAGTCTCATCAGTCATTCGGAACAATGCGGCAGCCGAATTCTAGCAGGGTGACGCGCGTGTGACAGGCCATTCGAACGGATGCTCGATATTGTGGTTTTAGGGGCGGAATCGGCGCGCATGCATGCCGATCGCCGCGACTTGCCGCTGTGCTGCGCCGCAGCAGGCTTCGCGGGGATTTGGCGCCAGTCTGGCCTGATTTGTGCATGCGCCGCCGCCCCCGCTTTTTTTATTTTCGTCGGCGCGAACCAGCAGTCGTCATTCCGCCGAAATCGCCGCTTCAGGGCAGCCGGGTCATGCGGCGATCGGCTGCGACCGCTCCTTGGGAAACGGCCGGAACATCATCGCCACGAGGAACGCGCCGATGCCGATCGCGAACGATCCGAGGTACAGCCAGCCGTAGCTGCCCAGCGCATCGACGATGAGGCCGCCGGCGACCGGCCCCGCCGCCATCCCGAGGCTGCCGGCCATCGCGCAGCCGCCGATCACGGTGCCCATCATCCGCAGCGGGAAGTTCTCGCGCGCGAGCACCGCATAGAGCGGCATCACGCCCGCATAGATGAAGCCGAACAGTGTCGCGACAACGTAGAACCCGTCCAGCGTGCGCACGAAGTAATAGCCGAGCGCGCCCAGCGCCTGCGCGAGCAGCCCCGCCACCAGCATGCGCTTCGCGCCGAGGCGGTCGCCCAGCAGCCCGAACGCGATGCGTCCGCCCATGCCCGCGAGCCCCTCGACGCTGTAGATCGACACTGCGGCGATCAGCGGGATCCCGCAGGTCACCGCGTAGCTGACCGTATGGAAGATCGGGCCGGAGTGCGTCGCGCAGCAGAAGAAGTTGGTCAGCAGCAGCACGAGGAACTGCGGAGAGCGCAGCGCGCCGCCGACCGACAGCGGCGCGGTCGCGGACCCGCCTGCCGGCGTCGGCCCGTCGAGTGGCCCGGCGTGCGTCACATCGAGCGCGGGCGCACGGCGCACGAGCAGCGACGCCGGGATCATCACGACGGCGGCCAGCGCGGCGATCGCCAGCATCGACGTGCGCCAGCCGTGGCCCGACACGAGCCAGGCCGCGAGCGGCGACATCGTCATCGGCGCCATGCCCATGCCGGCCGACACCAGCGATACCGCGAGGCTGCGGTGCGTGTCGAACCAGCCGGTCACGCAGGCCATCATCGGCGCGAACACCGCGGCCGTCGCACTGCCGACGGCCAGCCCGAAAATCAGCTGGAACGCGAGCAGCGACGGCGCACGGCTCGCGAGCGCGACGCTCGCCGACAGCAGCACAGCGCCCGTCACGACCACCGCGCGCGTGCCGATGCGATCCGACAGGCTGCCCCAACCGATGCTCGCGAAGGCCATCGCGAGGAAGCCGAGCGTCATCGCGCCGGAAATGCCGGTCATCGACCAGCCGGTGTCGCGTGCAATGGCCCGCAAGAACACGGGCAGCGAGAACATCGCGCCGATCGCGATGCAGCCCATCAGGCCGCCCGCGGCGACGATCACCCAGCGATAGCGGGAATCAGGCATCTGGTCTCTCCTTTCTCTCCGTCGTACAGGCATCGATCAGGAACCGGACCGCGGCCGCCCGGCCAGCCCGGTCGATATCAACACGACGAATGGCGTACCGGAAAATCGACACGCACGACGCCGGGCAGCGCGAATGTCCGATCGTCGGCCGATATTCGAATTCGAGCGACCGACAACGGGCAGATCCCGACAAGCGTCAGCCACGCCGCCGCCCCGCTTTTCCGGAATCGGAAAGTCGAAATCAGAAATCGTTGGTTTGGACGCGCGAGCGCGCTCACTACACTCGAGCCATCTTGTCATAACAAGTTGACCGATGACCCAACCCAACGTCGTGCCGCTGTCGGCGGCCCCGCTCTACGTGCAGATCAAGGACACGCTGCGCGCACGGATCCTCGACGGCACCTATGCGCCGCACAGCCGGATGCCGTCCGAGCACGAACTGTGCGCGATGTTCGACGTGAGCCGCATCACCGTGCGCCAGGCGCTCGGCGACCTGCAGAAGGAAGGCCTGCTGTTCAAGTTGCACGGCAAGGGCACCTTCGTGTCGAAGCCGAAGGCGTTCCAGAATGTGACGTCGCTGCAGGGCTTCGCCGAGGCGATGTCGTCGATGGGCTACGAGATCGTCAACCAGCTGCGCAGCGTTCGCACCGTGAAGGCCGACCGCCATCTCGCGACGAAGCTGAACGTGCCGGAAGGCGCGCCGCTCGTCGAGATCCACCGCGTGCGGCTGCTCAACCGCGAGCCCGTGTCGCTCGAGCAGACGTGGGTGCCCGAGGCGCTCGGCAAGCGGCTCGCGGGCGCGGATCTCGCGACCCGCGACATCTTCCTGATCCTCGAGAACGACTGCGGCGTGCCGCTCGGCCACGCCGACGTGTCGATCGACGCGATCCTCGCCGACGATGAAATCGTCGATGCGCTGCGCGTCGAGGAAAGCAGCCCCGTGCTGCGTATCGAGCGCCTGACGCACGACGCGTCGGGCACACCGATCGACTACGAACACCTGTACTTCCGCGGCGACGCCTTCCAGTACCGGTTGCGCATCGATCGGCAGAAGGCGCTCCAACCTGCAAGGAACCCGCAATGAATACCCATGTACTCGAATACGACATCGTCGTGGTCGGCGGCGGCACGGCCGGCCCGATGGCCGCGATCAAGGCCAAGGAGCGCGACCCGTCGCTGCGCGTGCTGCTGCTGGAGAAGGCCAACGTGAAACGCAGCGGCGCGATCTCGATG from Burkholderia ambifaria AMMD includes:
- the ldcA gene encoding muramoyltetrapeptide carboxypeptidase, whose product is MSFQPAASYTIRLLAPSGYPHDPDAINRALERLSGAQQRIENIEATQRRFQRFGGTDGERAGDLNRLADPERALPDIGLAVRGGYGAARILHGLDYRGLERRLRDQPIALVGHSDFTAIQLALYAKARIKTFGGPMLSADFGAETLSDFTMQHFWQTLSQPTTTIIAEAPQVQTVNVTGTLWGGNLAILTSLVGTPYMPDIEGGILFIEDVNEQPFRIERMIYQLHLSGLLARQQALVLGQFTGARPFDYDNGYDMQAMIDQVRSVIGIPVVTGLQFGHVPDLLTLPFGAHAQLVANAHGFRLTLSDYPHLG
- a CDS encoding GntR family transcriptional regulator, translating into MTQPNVVPLSAAPLYVQIKDTLRARILDGTYAPHSRMPSEHELCAMFDVSRITVRQALGDLQKEGLLFKLHGKGTFVSKPKAFQNVTSLQGFAEAMSSMGYEIVNQLRSVRTVKADRHLATKLNVPEGAPLVEIHRVRLLNREPVSLEQTWVPEALGKRLAGADLATRDIFLILENDCGVPLGHADVSIDAILADDEIVDALRVEESSPVLRIERLTHDASGTPIDYEHLYFRGDAFQYRLRIDRQKALQPARNPQ
- a CDS encoding MFS transporter codes for the protein MPDSRYRWVIVAAGGLMGCIAIGAMFSLPVFLRAIARDTGWSMTGISGAMTLGFLAMAFASIGWGSLSDRIGTRAVVVTGAVLLSASVALASRAPSLLAFQLIFGLAVGSATAAVFAPMMACVTGWFDTHRSLAVSLVSAGMGMAPMTMSPLAAWLVSGHGWRTSMLAIAALAAVVMIPASLLVRRAPALDVTHAGPLDGPTPAGGSATAPLSVGGALRSPQFLVLLLTNFFCCATHSGPIFHTVSYAVTCGIPLIAAVSIYSVEGLAGMGGRIAFGLLGDRLGAKRMLVAGLLAQALGALGYYFVRTLDGFYVVATLFGFIYAGVMPLYAVLARENFPLRMMGTVIGGCAMAGSLGMAAGPVAGGLIVDALGSYGWLYLGSFAIGIGAFLVAMMFRPFPKERSQPIAA
- a CDS encoding GntR family transcriptional regulator; this translates as MQVMNEPDSHASGTAGPEAIAERIRTAILEHRLAPGAKLTEAQLCDVFSVKRGTIRQALALLAADKLVDLEPNRGAFVASPTLQDVHEVFEMRRIIELAVVERLATGPGAKRLKGVAALIDKERKAFERHDFAAWIRLSGEFHTALAALTGNATLCECLDGLVARSTLMSALYESHGRSPCSCDDHDEILSALEAGDPKRAVTLMAHHLQHVELKMLDRPAQGQVDLREVFGGA
- a CDS encoding DnaJ family domain-containing protein, which gives rise to MRLLDALVEQRIAAAAARGEFDDLPGTGAPQALDDDLLVPEEVRVANRILKNAGFVPPAVEQLRALRNLQDELQAVSDRAARCRLQAKILALDMALESLRGGPMVMPRDYCRRIAERLCERGLDDMPAEAGPM
- the tadA gene encoding tRNA adenosine(34) deaminase TadA, whose protein sequence is MSTDALHDAAAGSAASTDSPVPEAAPVSARDLHFMRLAQAAAEEARAAGEVPVGAVLVCGDEVIARGFNHPIGGHDPSAHAEMAALRMAAQHLQNYRMPGCELYVTLEPCLMCAGAIMHARIARVVYGAADPKTGACGSVIDAFANPQLNHHTEVTGGVLADECGAALKSFFAERRRALREARLARDAEAGAS